ATGTGCAGAAAGGTAGCTTGATGTTCTACAACGCCCTTCCGTCTATCGGTACACTTCCGCCCCTTTCTGGCAGAGCCGCCACCAAGCCAAAGCTCCAAGAAGGCTGCCCCACAACCACATCCGTTCGTAGTAGTCGCATAGTCGTCTattcctcgtcgtcgtcggccgcctcggcgtACTTGTGGCGGATGTCCTTCCATTGGCGCTATATCCGACCCCTTGTTAGCAAACCATGCTCGACTGTGTGACCCGGTGGTGCTTCCGAGCAGCaaccccccccacccccccccccccccccttagAACAGTTTTGTTATAACGCAAGAAGATGGGGTGTCCTTACGCCGCGGTTCAGGTGGTCCCAGTACTTGTTCATCGCACCGTTGAAGCCCCTAGAGCGCAAAATGTCAGCCCACTGTCATTCCCTTCTCCCGCTTCGATAAGCCCCGGCTTTTTCGgtcctgccccccccccccccccccccagccccAGAAATCGTATCAAATTCGGCTGTTTGGGGGCTTCTCTTACAGCTCGAAAGCAAA
The DNA window shown above is from Colletotrichum destructivum chromosome 2, complete sequence and carries:
- a CDS encoding Putative cytochrome b-c1 complex subunit 9; this translates as MAAARPFYSAIFKNNFTMLGFVFATGFAFELGFNGAMNKYWDHLNRGRQWKDIRHKYAEAADDDEE